The Desulfobulbaceae bacterium genome has a window encoding:
- a CDS encoding PAS domain S-box protein, translating to MQERRTVKFSTLGSIRSKLFLLRIGVGVAMAFSLGIFCYYLMTHSMDKIRTENLERDTQVIIDLVSRKVVDYKKTLAEISTAEAVKKYFQNYSLNMIQGYMKNLHSPFDSLGLVDEEGMMDINLVRGTTALGSTNLKNDPDYLLAVQSKPGQTVMSQPRFVDYLGEYALVFDCMATDFFDKRLSFVRAAFPLARFAEIFAHAKIQTLNNIFIVSPSGQVIYSSLNSEDLGQDITKVRGLLGKLWADGRSIGEQTFADDSFKFKRDVVPELGWQVLVTADLALWEKPIAKLRNQIILFALLMVAVGEVISRLIGLKITEPITRLNRLAQTIVHSGRLSDRVEWQSMDELGELAQSVNLMLDRVEESHNQLLAEKQFVDNVLSSVVDGMAVCGADGMIIRINQALAHMLDYEQVEMLGVPVVSILPKEAVAFQDDGSVQLALDFEHQFLRVDNTLAPMKGGAELAVSCTISSIRDLSEQPAGFLVILTDIHERKQLEQAREKAESRLRETQDELLKTEKMAVVGQMSGMVAHEVLNPISAVKVRIDLGLPKAQELAKVIEVMGRIINDWRAEENKGTFADYFAVAGKKDLIILAKISDTLVKRNADRIVDLEFLDRQILRVIKIIDNLREMSRQEKTIEKVKVTQLLDEVIDDLGDGMRKRQIELRRDYRAEPTVMVDYMEAYSIFSNLIKNGMQAIDKQPQGHDRVISVVVDVANEEQAMMEISDTGIGMDATQCEAIFTPGFTSKGRQGTGIGTSFARKLARQFGGDIVLKESVPGKGTTFQVLLSMGVRYDQ from the coding sequence ATGCAGGAAAGAAGGACGGTAAAATTCTCAACGCTTGGATCGATCCGCAGTAAGCTTTTCTTGCTGCGGATTGGAGTCGGCGTGGCCATGGCGTTTTCTCTGGGTATTTTTTGCTATTACCTTATGACTCACTCCATGGACAAGATAAGGACCGAGAACCTGGAGCGAGATACCCAGGTTATTATTGATCTGGTAAGCCGAAAGGTGGTTGATTACAAGAAGACCTTGGCCGAGATATCGACGGCAGAGGCGGTTAAGAAATATTTTCAGAACTATAGTTTGAACATGATTCAGGGCTACATGAAAAATCTGCATTCCCCCTTTGATAGCCTGGGATTGGTGGATGAGGAGGGGATGATGGACATCAACCTCGTCCGCGGCACGACGGCTCTTGGCTCGACCAACTTGAAAAATGATCCTGATTATCTGCTGGCCGTGCAGTCAAAACCGGGCCAGACCGTAATGAGTCAGCCACGCTTTGTCGACTACCTTGGGGAGTATGCCTTGGTTTTTGACTGTATGGCCACGGATTTTTTCGATAAACGTTTAAGTTTTGTCCGGGCGGCTTTTCCTTTGGCCCGGTTTGCCGAGATCTTTGCCCATGCCAAGATTCAGACGCTTAACAATATATTTATTGTCAGTCCGTCAGGCCAAGTGATCTACAGCAGTTTGAATAGTGAGGATTTGGGCCAGGATATCACCAAGGTCCGTGGTCTGCTCGGCAAGCTCTGGGCGGATGGTCGATCCATTGGCGAACAGACTTTTGCCGACGATTCTTTTAAGTTTAAGCGTGATGTCGTACCCGAGTTGGGATGGCAGGTGCTGGTTACCGCAGACTTGGCTCTATGGGAAAAGCCTATCGCCAAACTGCGAAATCAGATCATTCTCTTTGCCTTATTGATGGTGGCAGTGGGGGAGGTGATTTCCCGCCTGATCGGTCTGAAGATCACCGAACCTATTACTCGCCTCAATCGACTGGCCCAGACAATTGTTCATAGTGGTCGGCTCTCGGATCGGGTGGAGTGGCAGTCCATGGATGAGCTGGGGGAGTTGGCCCAATCAGTTAATCTGATGCTGGATCGGGTGGAGGAGTCACATAACCAACTGCTGGCCGAAAAACAGTTCGTCGATAATGTCTTGTCTTCGGTGGTGGATGGCATGGCAGTCTGCGGGGCTGATGGCATGATCATCAGGATTAATCAGGCACTCGCTCACATGTTAGATTATGAGCAGGTTGAGATGTTGGGTGTGCCTGTGGTCTCCATTTTGCCGAAAGAGGCTGTGGCTTTTCAAGATGACGGTAGTGTGCAGTTGGCGTTGGATTTTGAACATCAATTCCTACGGGTGGACAATACGTTGGCGCCAATGAAGGGTGGGGCAGAGCTTGCGGTATCCTGCACGATTTCATCGATTCGGGATTTGTCGGAACAGCCTGCCGGTTTCTTGGTTATTCTGACTGATATCCACGAGAGAAAGCAGCTTGAGCAGGCGCGAGAGAAGGCCGAGAGCCGTTTGCGAGAGACCCAGGATGAGTTGCTCAAAACCGAGAAGATGGCAGTGGTGGGCCAGATGTCCGGGATGGTGGCGCATGAGGTCTTGAACCCAATCAGCGCAGTCAAGGTCCGGATCGATCTCGGCTTGCCCAAAGCCCAGGAGTTGGCTAAAGTAATAGAAGTCATGGGCCGGATTATTAATGACTGGCGGGCCGAGGAAAACAAGGGGACTTTTGCCGACTATTTTGCTGTCGCAGGGAAAAAAGATCTGATAATTTTAGCTAAAATCAGTGACACTCTAGTCAAACGCAACGCTGATCGAATAGTCGATCTGGAGTTTCTTGACCGTCAGATCTTGCGAGTGATCAAGATTATAGATAATCTCCGTGAAATGTCCCGTCAGGAAAAGACTATTGAGAAGGTCAAAGTGACCCAACTTCTCGATGAGGTCATTGATGATCTGGGAGATGGGATGAGAAAAAGGCAGATTGAGTTACGTCGGGACTATCGAGCTGAACCCACGGTGATGGTTGATTATATGGAAGCATATTCCATATTTTCTAATCTGATTAAGAACGGGATGCAGGCTATTGATAAACAACCGCAAGGACATGATCGTGTGATTTCGGTTGTGGTCGATGTCGCCAATGAAGAGCAAGCAATGATGGAGATCAGCGACACTGGCATTGGGATGGATGCTACTCAATGCGAGGCTATTTTCACTCCTGGGTTTACCTCCAAGGGGCGTCAGGGCACAGGCATTGGCA
- a CDS encoding phosphate ABC transporter substrate-binding protein gives MNRIFTLLLLVCFWTNPVLAQETLMVAGTGENQEVVRALAKKFEELHSGVTVEVPDSIGSGGGIKALLKGKTDLARTGRPLKDSEKSGLVEVKFGQTPVVFATHPTVTTVDNLTTAQILDIFSGKINNWKEVGGPDNKIYPTSREVGDSARIVLEALMPGFKDLQFVSKEFFTSAEAVQALADHEFTIGYVSMASSRGKKVTVLKVDGKSPVVGVDGRVDYPYLVPFYLVHNEKPSVLATQFIDFVLSSEGRAILLANGAVPVN, from the coding sequence ATGAACAGGATTTTTACTTTACTGCTGTTGGTATGTTTCTGGACAAACCCGGTTCTGGCACAGGAGACGTTGATGGTCGCCGGTACTGGCGAGAATCAGGAGGTCGTACGGGCCTTGGCCAAAAAATTTGAAGAACTCCATTCTGGGGTAACTGTGGAGGTTCCGGATAGCATTGGCTCAGGCGGTGGGATTAAGGCCTTGCTAAAGGGGAAGACCGATCTTGCTCGAACTGGTCGCCCTCTAAAGGATTCTGAAAAAAGTGGCCTGGTCGAAGTTAAGTTCGGTCAGACACCCGTGGTGTTCGCTACTCATCCAACAGTGACCACGGTGGACAATTTAACTACTGCCCAGATCCTGGATATTTTTTCCGGCAAGATCAACAACTGGAAAGAGGTCGGTGGGCCGGATAATAAGATATATCCTACCAGCCGAGAGGTTGGCGATTCAGCCCGTATTGTCTTGGAGGCATTAATGCCAGGTTTTAAAGATTTGCAATTTGTCTCCAAGGAATTTTTTACTAGCGCTGAGGCAGTGCAGGCCCTTGCTGACCATGAGTTTACTATTGGTTATGTCTCCATGGCGTCGTCTCGCGGCAAGAAGGTGACGGTACTAAAAGTTGATGGGAAAAGTCCTGTTGTTGGTGTGGATGGCAGGGTCGATTATCCATATTTAGTGCCATTTTATCTGGTGCATAACGAGAAGCCTTCTGTTTTGGCTACGCAATTTATCGATTTTGTCCTCTCCTCCGAGGGGCGCGCTATTCTCTTAGCCAATGGAGCTGTGCCGGTTAATTGA